ACAGAAAGCCCAGGACACGTGGGACCCGAGGTCAGAGAGGGATAGGAGAAAGGTAAGCTTGGGAAGGGGAGGTCCGAATGCATCTGCCAGAACCACTGTTTTCCCCAAGGAAACCCCAAGAGGGGACTTGGTGGGCTGAGGTGGTGCTCCCCGCTTCCTGAAGCTCAGTGACATCTGTTTCTGGAGGAACCTACTGAGGGCAGAGTAGGGATGCATTAGACatacaaaaaaaagtatttgttgtttgtctGATATTCTAATGTAACTGTAGTTAGGGCATCCTatcattttatttgctaaatctggcaactctagggtgggagagagaggaaaagaatggtCACAAGCTCAGGCTGGTATGGAGTGGGTGTTAGAAGACAGAACAAAAGATGCCTGAGGGAACAAGGCCATCGGGCATCCACCTTGTCCAGGCAGAAACTGCCTGACTCATGGAGCTGGTGGGTGGAGGAGGCCAGGCCTTGGCGCTCAGGCACACGCGCCCAGTTTAAGGGGAAAGCCGCAAGTacacgtgcacgcacacacacacacctagtgACAGAAACAGCCCCATTCTTTGGTTGCATAGTGTTGACTGCTTTGAAGAATTTAGCCCAGTTGTTTTGTGGATTTTCCCCTCAGTTTGTCTTTATCCGATGTTTCCTCAAGAACAGATACAGGTTATGCATCCCTGGTGAGAATACTGCCTAAGTGATGCACGTCCTCAGGGTTACACAGCTGGAGGCCCATAATCTCTGTGACCCTTATTGGTGGTGTTAATTTTGATTGCAAGGTCAAAATGCCTTctggtttctccactgtataCTTCCTATTTTTCCCATGTACAATGTGCATGGAGCTTTAAGACCATGTACATATCCAATTCTTCATCAAGCTTTCCACCACCTTCCCACTTGAGAGTTAGCATCCACTGCTGATTCTTGATCAAACCAAACTGTGATGGTTGTGGAAAGGTGATTTTTCAACGTCGTGACTACCTCTACATTTGGTGGTCAGCATTTTCTGGTCAGGAAGAGCTCCCCCCTTCCTCTCcactatgtatctatttatttattactattaTGGACTTACAGGTTCCTGTCTCATTCAGTGGGCTATAATCcactatcattatttattttaatggtcAAATTGTCCCAGATAACCCTGGAACCACTAGGCAAAGTTTTCTCAGCTACAACACCAAAAGTAcaggcagcaaaagaaaaaaaatagataaattagtcttcatcaaaatttaaaacttttgtgtttcaaagaataccatcaagaaagtgaagggTAACCTACTGAACATGTGGATATCATGTACCTGATAAGGTTccaatatccagaatatataaagaacttttacagctcaataataaaaggacagataacccaactaaaaaatgggcaaaggatctgaatagacattttctccaaagaaaaatggcCAATGAGTACATAAAAAGAtaatcaacatcattagccatcagagaaatgcatattaaaactgcAATGTGATACTACTTCAGACCCATTAGGATAGCTttaatcaaaaagacaaataataataagtgttgatgaggatgtggagaaattggaacctgcatacactgctgatggggatgtaaaatggtgcagccaatTGTGAAGTCTTGCAGCTCCTCAGAAGTTTAAACTTTAAATcactgtatgacccagcaattccactccttgaTATACacccaaagaaaggaaaatgtttattcACATACAAACTtgaatatttacagcagcattattcttaatagccaaaaaggagaagcaatccaaatgtccataaaCTGGTGAATACATTAACAAATTGGGATAGCTCTACACACtggaatactagtcagccatgaaagggaatgaaatactgatatatgCCACAGCAtgcatgaaccttgaagacattatattaagtgaaagaagccacagaaaAGGCTACATaatgaatgattccatttatatgaaatgtgagaataggcaaatccatagagatagaaaggagagtagtggttgccagaggctggaggAAGGTGGAATGGGGAGGGACTGCTAATGGGTACTGGGTTTCTTTTGATGctggtgaaaatgttctaaaattgactatggtgatagttgcacagttctgcaaatatactaaaacactgttgaattgtacactttaaatgatttaattatatggcatgtgaattatgtagtatgaattttatctcaataaagctgttaccaaAAAATGTTCTAGATTTGGCCAATGGGTGTCCCTTTGAGCGAGCTGTCATGGCCATTTGACATGCCCGATTCTGTATTTTGAGCACTTCCTTTTTCTGGCACAAGATAATCCAGACTTATCTCATACCCTTTTCTCCTCCAGCCTGGGAATCAGCTATATTCCCAGGAGTCCTGCCTCCAGTTCAGGGGGGAATGGGAAACAAACATCTGGACATTTAGTATTTCCTTTAATGACTATGACAACCCTATTAAGTAGGTATTGGcatatcttcattttataaatgaggccCAGAGGTTAAGTATGTTTCCAAGGTCGCACAGCAACCCCACCTTTGAAAGGAGGCGATATGATTACAAGGTGAAGCCTGTGTTCCTCACTcatccctacacacacacacacacacacacacacacacacacatgagtgtGAAAGTGAAAGTTATTCTACCACAACATCACTCTTACTTGCTTTATGATATGCACCTTTGAGTGGAAACAAAAGGATAGCAGTTATAACCAGCCACCTGGGAATTGTGCAAGGCAGGACATACTCTTGGGGAAGGTCACATGTCATGTGTCCGGATGCTCaagtacaacacacaaagactgGTGAAGCACAATCCTCATGAATCTCCTTTGCCAACTTCAGTCCCCATCCTGGTACCCAAAGGCCCACAGCTGGGTGACCATTCCTACAGTGAGAATAGCTAAAGGAGGGATGGACACCTACAGAGGAAAGGAGATTGGCCTTGGTTTTTAACTGTTTAATATGGGCAGTAGGTACATAGAGGTTCATGTATTCTCTCTCCTTTtgtaaatgttaaaaattttctgtaatgaaatttttttctgtgtaaaATGTATAATAATATGCATTCTtattatacattattattaataagTAATAAATAAGAGGAAAGGGACTGGAAATGCCAGGTGGGAGCAGAGGGCGAGTGAGGCCATTTGGCTGCTCTCTGCAGATTCCTCAGGCTCTTAGAAGACCAGCAGGATGTCTGTGAGAGCTAAGAACCACAGGCCCCTGACTGCCCCTTCTCCCCTCTGAAGATGACGACGGTGCTACTCTTCTCCTTGGTCAGCTGCCTGCTTGCCATACACCAGGCCAATTTAATCACCTGCTGTGACTTGGCCAAGGTGCTGCACCAGGAAGACCTGGATGGGTTTGAGGGCTACTCCGTGAGTGACTGTGAGTGCCACTTCCTCACACCCACCCACCTGTTTCTCCTCCTCTCCCGGTTATGCCCTATGtagctatttttctttctctctcattcatCTTTAAAAGCCAAGTTCAAAAAGTCACTCTCTCCAAGAAGCCTTTCCCAACATTCCATATTCATTCAATAGTTATCAACTATGCACTTATTTAATGTACCACTAACTATATCAGGCACTGGGAATACAGACATCAACAAAGCCCCTTCCCTTCTAGTAGTTCATGTTCTAGAGGAAGAGACAAGCAATAAAGAACACATAATTGTGGGAAGTACTTCCTGCTGGTGATAAATGCAAtgcagaagaataaagcaggggtgatAGGTGACACCGTTCTAGAGGAAGAAGtcaaggaaggcctctctgaggaggtgacattgagCTGCATGACATTGAGGGCTGCATGAAATAAAGGACCTGGTTCCCATtcagggaagagcattccaggcagaggaaacagctggTGCAGAGGCTGTGTTCTACTCCATGGTAGCGATGACTCCCTTTTGCCCAGAATTGGTGCACACCTATCTCACAAGACTTTCTCCTGTTACCTTGCTTTGTGCTTTTTTTAGGTACATATCTTCATTCTTGTTCTGTAGGCCCCTTGAAGGCAGCATTTGCACTTGATCCAGTTAAATGCCCCTTACTGGGCTttgcacagttcctggcacacagtgggtgatCATTaagtgcaggggtgggggtgaaTGGACCAAAGGATGAGAGGAGATGCTAGTGGGTGTTTCTAGCCCTCTAGCCCCATCTAGCCTGTTAGGCCTTACTCCTTTCTTCTGATTCTTCATCTTGCCTTCAActccattttccttctgcctcagcTTGGCCCCCTCTAAAAACCCTCTTCTTCCTGTTCTAAGGGCTGTGCCTAGCTTTTGTGGAAAGTAACTTCAACATATCAAAGGTATATGAAAATACGGATGGCAGCTTTGACTATGGCATCTTCCAGATCAACAGCCACTACTGGTGCAACGATAACCGAAGTCACTCAGAAAACATTTGCCGCATGGAATGCCAAGGTCGGGTCAGAGCCCCAGGGTGGGAGAGGTGAGAGAGATGACCAGGCTTTACTCACAGGACTTCTCTCCCCACTCAAAGCCTGGGAATATCCCCAGGGGGATTGACTCAAGGAATCCCAGGAATCCCTTTGCTGAGCAGAGAGTTTGACTGCTGGTCCTAATACCCAACCAGTTAGGAGACCGCACAGAGCTCGAGCAGCATCCAGAGGGTGCTGCACAGTCAGGAGTAACAGAGCAGCTGCAGAAGCAGCCAGCACTTATTGAGAATGTATGATATACTCAGCACTTCCCATGCACAGTTCATTTCATCCAACTTTCCATGCAATAGAAACTATTATGATCCCCACTTTACAGCTGagcaagctgaggctcagagaaccaGTGCTGTACTCCAGGCTGGTGGCCCTGAAGGCTCAGCTCTAACCACTAAGTACCACTGTCTTTGGCTCATGGTCTGACCCAAGGCCAAGGGCAAACTCCCTGCCTCAGAGCTGAGCCAGAGGGCCTCACAGGTCTGTGACTGTCTCTCACCTCTTCCTTCATACTCTGATTAGTGTCCCTGGGCTTTTCACCTGAAGAGCCTCCTCTCGTTAGGCAGGACTTTACCCCAGTCCTTGTGCTGCCCGCTTAGGCATTTCCTTTGCTTAGCAATCCCCAAACTCGAGGCAAACCACCATCTACTCTGACCAGGAAGGACGGTGGCAAACAGGCCCAAATCTTAGTCCTGCTCCTCCCCCCAGCCACTCCTGACCTTCAGCAGCCAGTCAGAGAAGTCTAAATGGGCCTCTGGGGAGGGTCTTGCCTAATCTGGAAGGTCTCAGCCCCTGGGTGGGGTGTGACATGCTGGGAGCCCCAGTGTCTGACTCAGTCCTGAGGCCCTGCCTGTCTTCTGTGCTCTCAAggtgttctctttctctctttcagaacTGATGAGCCCCAATCTCCTCTCGACCATCAACTGTGCAAAAAAGATTGTGTCTGGAGCAGGGGGGATGAACAACTGGTGAGGAGGACCCTGTGGGCCTAAGTTAGCAGGCAGAGCCCCAAGAAGCATGTTGCAGAGAAAGGGACAGTAGTAGGCAAGAACTAGACCCTTTCTACAGTCCAGAAAAAGGTGGAAGAATGGCAGTACTTAGAACTCTGATTTAGAAGACCTGGGATCTGGTCTTTCTCTGCTATCGTATTAAATAAAACTCTCTTGGTTGTAGTAACAAAACAATATGAGTTAGCTGAAGATTTATTCTGAGAGGGCATGGCGTCTGACTGAGCCCACAAAAGGGGTGCAGCTGGGCCTCAGGGAGAGATGGAAGCAGAGTGGGAAACTGTCAGCATCCTTTAGCTGGCAGGTTTCTGCTTCTCTTGGTGCATTTGCTTCACTGCTCCCTCT
The sequence above is a segment of the Manis pentadactyla isolate mManPen7 chromosome 4, mManPen7.hap1, whole genome shotgun sequence genome. Coding sequences within it:
- the LYZL6 gene encoding lysozyme-like protein 6, translating into MTTVLLFSLVSCLLAIHQANLITCCDLAKVLHQEDLDGFEGYSVSDWLCLAFVESNFNISKVYENTDGSFDYGIFQINSHYWCNDNRSHSENICRMECQELMSPNLLSTINCAKKIVSGAGGMNNWVNWKLHCSGRPLSY